In Candidatus Nitrospira nitrificans, the following are encoded in one genomic region:
- the ftsZ gene encoding cell division protein FtsZ encodes MFSFQEDMLSPVRIKVIGIGGAGCNAINTMITSGLARVDFIAGNTDLQALDRSLAPYKIQLGPERTRGLGAGAKPEIGRDAALESKEHIRECLEGADMVFVTAGMGGGTGTGAAPIVASIAREMGILTVGVVTKPFQYEGQRRHKHAEEGIRDLRRHVDTLLVIPNQRLLGIVDKSTPLLEAFKVADDVLRQAIQGIADVITTTGHVNVDFADVRTVMSHTGRAVMGMGVSYGPNRAIEAAQKAMCSPLLEEGSVEGARGVLLNITGGPSMSLHEIEEAASIIQQTADPEANIIVGQVINPDMGEELIITVIATGFEREEDSSAVTMGTDRGASRPAKPVPSALAGMGASLAGDRPIKDLDRPTFLRRMNDVRESMDRAVMTAEDEWDVPTFLRKQTD; translated from the coding sequence ATGTTCTCATTTCAGGAAGATATGCTGTCGCCGGTCCGCATCAAGGTGATCGGAATCGGCGGTGCTGGGTGCAACGCGATCAACACGATGATCACCTCCGGGCTCGCGCGCGTCGATTTTATCGCCGGCAACACTGATCTTCAGGCGCTTGATCGGTCGTTGGCGCCGTATAAGATTCAACTCGGGCCGGAACGTACCCGTGGGTTGGGCGCTGGGGCGAAGCCGGAGATCGGTCGAGATGCGGCGCTCGAAAGTAAAGAGCATATCCGAGAATGTCTCGAAGGGGCCGATATGGTTTTCGTCACGGCCGGGATGGGAGGAGGGACCGGCACGGGAGCCGCCCCCATTGTGGCCAGTATTGCCCGAGAAATGGGCATTCTGACGGTCGGCGTCGTGACGAAACCGTTTCAGTATGAAGGCCAACGGCGACACAAACACGCGGAAGAAGGAATCCGCGACTTGCGTCGGCACGTCGATACATTGCTCGTGATTCCCAACCAGCGGCTGCTGGGGATCGTCGATAAATCAACTCCGCTTCTTGAAGCCTTCAAGGTCGCGGATGATGTGCTGCGCCAAGCGATCCAAGGCATCGCCGACGTGATTACGACCACGGGACATGTGAACGTCGATTTTGCCGATGTTCGTACCGTCATGTCGCACACCGGACGAGCGGTCATGGGCATGGGCGTTTCCTATGGGCCGAACCGGGCAATCGAAGCGGCGCAAAAGGCCATGTGTAGCCCTCTCCTTGAAGAAGGCAGTGTGGAGGGGGCTCGCGGTGTCCTTCTGAACATTACGGGAGGCCCCAGCATGTCGCTGCACGAGATCGAAGAAGCCGCCTCGATCATCCAACAGACGGCAGATCCTGAAGCCAACATCATCGTCGGTCAGGTCATCAACCCGGACATGGGCGAAGAACTCATCATTACGGTGATCGCGACCGGGTTTGAACGAGAAGAGGACTCATCGGCCGTCACAATGGGAACTGATCGGGGAGCAAGTCGACCGGCCAAACCCGTTCCCTCGGCGTTAGCCGGCATGGGTGCTTCCTTAGCGGGAGATCGACCGATAAAAGACCTCGATCGTCCGACCTTTTTGAGACGAATGAATGATGTGCGAGAGTCGATGGACCGAGCGGTGATGACCGCCGAAGACGAATGGGATGTGCCGACCTTTCTTCGCAAACAAACAGACTGA
- the pgeF gene encoding peptidoglycan editing factor PgeF: MMTNRAVITVPAFAATGTRVRHFFGTRRHALDLGLEAGIPQRGIAGAASSSWTLSVKQVHGTEALVVDRALAPTDRFLGGWDALVTDQPGVMVAVRTADCVPILMHDPTHRVVAAVHAGWRGAVAGIVPKTLALLESRFGSRPAHVRISIGPSAGICCYEVDEPVLDRLRQGSPDWKKVVRTKEEGRAHLDLKALVREQAQAVGVSPKSITTVNVCTICREDLFFSYRREGKVNGTMVSAIGLPMRRE; the protein is encoded by the coding sequence ATGATGACAAACAGAGCGGTCATTACCGTGCCGGCGTTTGCGGCGACCGGGACTCGGGTCCGACATTTTTTCGGGACGCGTCGGCATGCCCTGGATCTTGGCCTTGAAGCGGGGATTCCGCAGCGGGGGATAGCAGGCGCGGCATCGTCTTCGTGGACGCTCTCAGTGAAGCAAGTCCATGGAACGGAGGCGTTGGTGGTGGACCGAGCCCTCGCTCCGACGGATCGATTTCTTGGCGGTTGGGATGCCTTGGTTACTGATCAACCCGGTGTTATGGTGGCGGTGCGGACAGCCGATTGTGTTCCGATCCTCATGCATGATCCTACACATCGGGTCGTGGCCGCAGTCCATGCCGGCTGGCGAGGAGCGGTTGCTGGCATTGTTCCCAAAACGTTGGCTCTGTTGGAGTCTCGCTTTGGCTCTCGTCCGGCGCATGTACGGATCAGTATCGGGCCATCCGCTGGGATTTGCTGCTATGAAGTGGATGAGCCGGTTCTTGACCGTCTGCGTCAGGGATCTCCGGATTGGAAGAAGGTGGTTCGAACGAAGGAAGAAGGAAGAGCGCATCTTGATTTGAAGGCGCTCGTCAGAGAACAGGCGCAAGCCGTCGGGGTGTCGCCGAAGTCCATCACCACCGTCAACGTCTGTACGATTTGCCGCGAAGACCTCTTTTTTTCCTATCGGCGGGAGGGGAAGGTCAACGGGACTATGGTCAGCGCCATCGGGTTGCCGATGAGGCGAGAATAG
- a CDS encoding YggS family pyridoxal phosphate-dependent enzyme, with protein MEPLTPETLAKRVQSILTKIRLAEERSGRSPGAVRLVAATKTVTVDQIAEGVRAGLSILGENRVQEALPKIALFTQAPVHWHFIGQLQRRKVRSVIGRFDLIHSVDTVDLAQEINRRAEEAGCRQEVLLEVNIGGEPTKAGFDPDDVVRSIPMMAQFSHICIKGLMTIPPPTTGQDSARPYFRKLHELARQIAALHLPTVGMDELSMGMSNDYDVAIEEGATLVRVGTAIFGARHV; from the coding sequence ATGGAACCGCTCACCCCTGAAACGCTTGCGAAACGCGTTCAATCGATTCTGACGAAGATTCGGTTGGCCGAGGAAAGATCCGGACGTTCCCCCGGCGCGGTGCGGCTCGTGGCCGCGACGAAGACCGTGACGGTCGACCAGATTGCGGAAGGTGTGCGCGCCGGCTTGTCCATTTTAGGTGAAAATCGGGTACAGGAAGCGCTCCCTAAAATAGCCCTGTTCACCCAGGCCCCGGTTCACTGGCATTTTATCGGGCAGTTACAACGGAGGAAGGTCCGGTCCGTGATCGGTCGATTCGACCTCATTCATTCGGTAGATACGGTGGACCTCGCGCAAGAAATCAATCGCCGCGCGGAGGAAGCCGGTTGCCGGCAGGAGGTCTTGCTGGAAGTGAATATCGGGGGGGAACCGACAAAGGCAGGGTTTGACCCCGATGACGTGGTACGATCGATACCCATGATGGCGCAATTTTCTCATATTTGTATCAAAGGCCTCATGACGATTCCTCCGCCGACCACGGGTCAGGATTCGGCCAGGCCATATTTCCGCAAACTCCATGAACTGGCTCGACAGATCGCGGCCTTACACTTACCGACCGTCGGGATGGATGAGCTGTCAATGGGGATGTCCAACGATTATGACGTGGCCATTGAAGAAGGGGCGACATTGGTCCGAGTCGGCACCGCCATCTTTGGAGCGCGTCATGTCTAA
- the proC gene encoding pyrroline-5-carboxylate reductase: MSNPTVTRDIVFVGGGRMAEALISGVLSAGGYKAEQIHVADPDTARLDHLKKQYGVQISATNHEAVVSGDVVVLAVKPQVTAAVLKEIGDGLAKRLVVSVVAGVPLRRIIEACGPQARVIRAMPNMPAMVGEGMTALAIGPGVGENEVACARQLFESVGKVMPVDERLMDAVTGLSGSGPAYVFLMIEAMADGGVKMGLSRETASLLAAQTVLGAARMVVETGKHPARLKDEVASPGGTTIAGLHRLEQGGLRGVLIDAVEAATKRSQELGG, translated from the coding sequence ATGTCTAATCCGACAGTCACGCGCGACATCGTGTTTGTGGGCGGTGGCCGAATGGCGGAGGCATTGATCAGCGGAGTGCTGTCCGCAGGGGGCTACAAGGCCGAGCAGATCCATGTCGCTGATCCCGATACGGCCCGCCTGGATCATCTCAAGAAGCAGTACGGCGTTCAGATCAGTGCCACGAATCATGAGGCGGTCGTCTCGGGAGATGTCGTTGTGCTGGCCGTGAAACCTCAAGTAACCGCCGCAGTTCTCAAGGAGATCGGGGATGGGTTGGCGAAACGGCTTGTGGTCTCGGTGGTTGCGGGAGTGCCGCTCAGACGAATTATTGAGGCTTGTGGGCCGCAGGCCCGCGTCATTCGCGCGATGCCGAATATGCCGGCGATGGTCGGTGAAGGGATGACTGCCTTGGCGATCGGTCCCGGGGTAGGAGAAAACGAGGTGGCCTGTGCGCGGCAGCTCTTTGAATCGGTCGGGAAGGTGATGCCTGTCGATGAGCGCCTCATGGATGCCGTGACCGGCTTGAGCGGAAGCGGGCCGGCCTACGTCTTTCTCATGATCGAAGCGATGGCCGATGGCGGAGTCAAGATGGGGTTGTCGCGGGAAACGGCCAGCCTCCTTGCAGCGCAGACCGTGTTGGGTGCGGCCCGGATGGTCGTCGAAACCGGGAAGCATCCGGCGCGGCTTAAAGATGAGGTTGCGTCTCCTGGCGGGACGACGATTGCGGGGTTGCATCGGCTGGAACAGGGAGGCCTCCGGGGCGTGTTGATCGACGCCGTCGAGGCCGCGACGAAACGTTCTCAGGAGCTTGGAGGCTGA
- a CDS encoding YggT family protein, with product MFVVGNTLLGVATVLDYALTFYSWIVIARALISWVNPDPWNPIVQFLTRATEPILAPIRRRVGSGVGMDWSPLIVIVTIWFLQIAVVQSIKDLAVRMN from the coding sequence ATGTTTGTCGTGGGAAATACGTTGTTAGGGGTGGCCACGGTGCTTGATTATGCGTTGACGTTCTATAGCTGGATCGTCATTGCTCGAGCGCTGATTTCTTGGGTGAATCCGGATCCGTGGAATCCAATCGTGCAATTCCTTACCCGCGCCACCGAACCGATCTTGGCCCCGATCCGACGGCGAGTGGGCTCGGGTGTGGGCATGGATTGGTCGCCATTGATCGTCATCGTGACCATCTGGTTTTTGCAGATTGCAGTCGTACAGTCGATTAAGGATCTCGCGGTACGGATGAATTGA
- a CDS encoding DivIVA domain-containing protein: MKITPLDIQQMVFQVKLRGYDREEVNRFLEEIAQTVEYLNRDNATLRDRIMTLEQQVSDLKRTEATLSTTLISAQSLAEDVKRSAQRDAELIVKEAELKASELFRQARIELGNTQRDLSVLQKQRLLTVERMRATLHTFERMLDVEASEAYQDHGVMHEEKLEGESSPTR; this comes from the coding sequence ATGAAGATCACACCGCTCGACATTCAACAGATGGTCTTTCAAGTCAAGCTTCGTGGATATGACCGTGAAGAGGTCAACCGCTTTTTAGAAGAGATCGCGCAAACCGTCGAATACCTGAACCGTGACAATGCCACGTTGCGTGATCGAATTATGACGCTGGAACAGCAGGTCTCGGACCTAAAACGGACCGAGGCGACTTTGTCTACCACGTTGATTTCGGCGCAGTCCTTGGCCGAGGATGTCAAGCGCAGCGCGCAACGCGATGCGGAGTTGATCGTCAAAGAAGCGGAGCTGAAAGCCAGCGAACTGTTTCGACAGGCGCGAATCGAGTTAGGAAACACACAGAGAGACCTATCCGTGTTGCAGAAGCAGCGGCTGCTCACGGTTGAGCGGATGCGGGCCACGCTTCATACCTTCGAGCGAATGTTGGACGTGGAAGCCAGTGAAGCGTATCAGGATCATGGCGTCATGCACGAAGAAAAGCTGGAAGGGGAATCAAGCCCTACCCGTTGA
- a CDS encoding serine hydrolase domain-containing protein, which yields MPNLRVIQTALDRAVTDGVFPGAVLVVRRGDGPVARFHAGHLSTVPPGSLVNTSTIYDLASLTKPLATVTALALLIQQGSLRLEDTVAEHLQECAETSIGSATLRDLLTHSSGLPGWRPFYERINPEGKIPSSQDERDRAKQAMLGTISAEAPVYERGTRSLYSDLGFMLLGMIVERISRQSMNDYFLDHIVRPLGGPQIGFILSEQCRLLFNSVDGDTGGVAPTEVDQWRGYFLCGEVHDQNAAALGGEAGHAGLFGTADGVLAITGEWLHAYHGRKAILDQGIVREFTRRQKQEEASSWALGWDTPSAPSSAGCCFGVRSFGHLGYTGTSIWIDPDRELEVVLLSNRVHPSSKNEAIRGFRPAIHDLVYQEFIGSL from the coding sequence ATGCCCAATCTTCGTGTTATTCAAACAGCGCTCGATCGAGCCGTTACCGACGGGGTCTTCCCGGGGGCCGTATTGGTGGTGCGGCGCGGAGACGGACCGGTTGCTCGCTTTCATGCCGGGCATCTTTCAACCGTCCCCCCAGGATCCCTTGTCAACACCTCCACCATCTATGACCTAGCTTCGTTGACGAAACCGTTGGCAACCGTCACGGCTCTCGCCCTACTGATTCAACAAGGCAGTCTCAGGCTTGAAGATACTGTCGCGGAGCATCTTCAAGAATGTGCCGAGACGTCCATCGGCTCGGCCACACTTCGGGACTTATTGACCCACTCTTCCGGATTACCCGGATGGCGGCCGTTCTATGAGCGGATCAATCCGGAAGGAAAGATTCCTTCATCTCAAGACGAGAGGGATCGCGCGAAACAAGCGATGCTCGGAACAATCAGCGCTGAAGCTCCTGTGTACGAACGAGGAACGCGGAGCCTGTACAGCGACCTCGGTTTCATGTTGCTCGGCATGATCGTTGAACGAATCAGCCGGCAATCGATGAACGACTATTTCCTTGATCACATTGTACGTCCGCTCGGAGGGCCGCAAATCGGATTCATCTTGTCCGAACAGTGCCGTCTACTCTTTAACAGCGTGGACGGCGACACTGGTGGCGTGGCGCCGACTGAGGTTGATCAATGGCGAGGATACTTCTTATGTGGAGAGGTGCATGATCAGAATGCCGCAGCCTTAGGCGGCGAGGCCGGCCATGCCGGGTTGTTTGGGACTGCCGACGGGGTGTTGGCCATTACGGGTGAGTGGTTGCATGCATACCATGGTCGAAAGGCTATCCTTGATCAAGGAATTGTGCGTGAATTTACACGACGACAAAAGCAGGAAGAAGCATCCAGCTGGGCGCTCGGGTGGGACACTCCATCAGCACCGTCATCTGCAGGGTGTTGTTTCGGGGTCCGATCGTTCGGTCATCTTGGCTATACAGGGACCTCGATTTGGATCGATCCTGACCGGGAATTGGAGGTCGTGCTGCTCTCGAATCGCGTGCATCCCTCGAGCAAGAATGAGGCGATTCGGGGGTTCCGTCCTGCGATTCATGATTTGGTGTATCAGGAATTCATCGGCTCGCTCTAA
- a CDS encoding CDP-alcohol phosphatidyltransferase family protein: MNIPNSLTILRILLVPVYIGFMTYGSYGFALLTLLVAGLTDAIDGYLARKLNQRTRLGTLLDPLADKLLLTSSFISLAMLHLVPSWLVILVVSRDIILLLGTVVAHVTSTPINVTPTFLGKGATLFQLSYVLLIVLLTWRGFDRSILTPLVALMVGFTLASGLHYLYRGYRDTNVAPPLA; this comes from the coding sequence ATGAATATCCCCAATAGCCTCACGATTCTTCGGATCCTCTTGGTCCCTGTCTACATAGGGTTCATGACCTATGGCTCATATGGGTTCGCACTCTTGACGCTACTCGTCGCAGGCCTGACGGATGCCATTGACGGGTATCTTGCCCGCAAACTGAATCAGCGGACACGATTAGGGACCTTGTTAGACCCTCTTGCAGACAAGCTGCTGCTGACGTCAAGCTTCATCTCGCTGGCGATGCTCCATCTAGTGCCGTCCTGGCTGGTCATCCTGGTCGTAAGCCGGGACATTATTCTCCTCCTGGGGACGGTGGTGGCTCACGTCACCAGTACACCGATTAATGTGACTCCGACATTCTTGGGAAAAGGCGCGACCCTATTTCAGCTGAGTTACGTTCTTTTGATTGTCCTTTTAACATGGCGAGGGTTCGACCGCTCCATACTTACCCCACTCGTTGCGCTGATGGTTGGGTTCACCCTGGCCTCCGGGTTACATTACCTGTATCGCGGATATCGAGACACGAATGTAGCGCCTCCGCTTGCCTAA
- a CDS encoding type II secretion system F family protein, whose product MATFAYVGRSRSGAVKKGELVAKSRDEAVEQLRKQSVVVTSLEEKAAKEGFSFKIGSGVSEKDLVVFTRQFGTMINAGLPLIQCLEILSNQSENAALRKSVGEIKVQVEGGSTFSDALRRHPKVFDDLYVNMVHAGEVGGLLDTILGRLSKYIEKAMKLKGQIKSAMVYPASILGIAFIVIAVLMIFVIPVFEKMFKDMSGGKVALPGPTQLVIDMSNFAQSSWYIILGGVILAVVAFKKYYATAKGKYQIDKLLLKLPVFGDLVRKASVAKFTRTLGTLITSGVPLLDALTICAKTSGNKIIEEALVNARVSISGGKTISEPLAKSQVFPKMVTHMIAVGESTGALDAMLGKIADFYEDEVDQAVASLTALLEPMMMVFLGVLIGFIVVAMYLPIFTMAQAISS is encoded by the coding sequence ATGGCCACGTTTGCATATGTCGGACGGAGCAGGTCCGGAGCGGTCAAAAAAGGTGAACTTGTCGCGAAATCGCGCGATGAAGCGGTGGAGCAATTACGCAAACAAAGCGTGGTGGTGACGAGTCTTGAGGAAAAGGCGGCCAAAGAGGGATTTAGCTTTAAGATCGGTAGCGGGGTGAGCGAAAAGGACTTGGTCGTTTTTACCAGACAATTCGGGACCATGATCAATGCAGGGTTACCCTTGATTCAGTGTCTGGAAATTCTATCGAACCAATCAGAGAATGCAGCGCTGAGGAAATCTGTGGGCGAGATCAAAGTCCAAGTCGAGGGAGGTTCGACGTTTTCAGATGCCCTCCGCAGGCACCCCAAAGTATTTGACGATCTGTATGTCAACATGGTGCATGCGGGAGAAGTGGGAGGATTGCTCGACACCATTCTCGGTCGACTTTCCAAGTATATTGAAAAAGCGATGAAATTGAAGGGGCAAATCAAAAGCGCCATGGTTTACCCGGCGTCGATTTTGGGAATCGCCTTTATCGTGATTGCCGTATTGATGATCTTCGTGATTCCGGTGTTCGAGAAGATGTTCAAAGATATGTCCGGCGGAAAAGTAGCGCTCCCCGGGCCGACTCAACTCGTGATTGATATGAGTAATTTCGCCCAGTCGAGCTGGTACATCATCCTTGGTGGGGTCATTCTCGCAGTCGTCGCGTTCAAGAAATACTATGCAACGGCCAAGGGCAAGTACCAGATCGACAAGCTGCTCCTCAAGCTGCCTGTTTTCGGAGATTTGGTGCGAAAAGCGTCGGTAGCGAAGTTCACGAGAACGTTGGGGACACTCATAACTAGCGGCGTGCCGTTGCTGGACGCCTTGACGATTTGCGCGAAGACGTCGGGGAACAAAATCATTGAAGAAGCGCTGGTCAACGCCAGGGTAAGTATCAGCGGAGGCAAGACGATCTCCGAGCCGCTCGCGAAAAGTCAGGTATTCCCGAAGATGGTGACACACATGATCGCGGTCGGCGAATCAACAGGGGCACTCGACGCCATGTTAGGGAAAATCGCTGATTTTTACGAGGACGAGGTGGATCAGGCGGTGGCCTCGCTGACCGCATTGCTGGAACCGATGATGATGGTCTTTCTCGGAGTCCTCATCGGCTTCATCGTGGTGGCCATGTATCTGCCTATCTTCACAATGGCCCAGGCCATCAGCTCCTGA
- a CDS encoding two-component system sensor histidine kinase NtrB: MGDIKARIYRLMGWRVVIVTGLLGLSLAFQVTKGERVETFYALIIFTYAVTILYAFLFRLLTTPHALVQFAWAQIAVDFLTETVLIARTGGIESPFAVLYVISVTVASLVPRCRVGLLTASLCIILFGILTNVQLYGLAEVWGWLPHADLTAAETLQAFGVYGLAFLVVGFLSGALADQLRLADQSLREKEQGLSRLQAFHENIVHSISSGVFTTDEKGRITSFNPAAQEATGYGFEHVRGRPWREVFNWYPSPHDDDLTQDVYSHMRFEVECKRSDGNRLILGMTLAPLHERGGQTGLVGVFKDLTQIRDLEEEMQRKEWLASLGEMSAGMAHEIRNPLGALAGAMQMLRKDLQADDISQRLMDIAVREATRLDTIITEFLQYARPPALNLAEYDLNKVLAETLDLVQHEAQSRTNITIAAAPCTGALPAQVDQDQMKQVFWNLAVNAFDAMPKGGQLTIATGGRKVDVGGRKAEVVEISFQDTGEGIPKNNLGKIFLPFFTTKKRGSGLGLAAVHRIVDLHGGWIKVDSQEGHGTRFGVCLPRTADSGVRLWHEGREPWKRS, from the coding sequence ATGGGCGATATTAAGGCAAGAATCTATCGGTTAATGGGGTGGCGAGTCGTGATCGTCACCGGGCTGTTAGGGCTTTCCCTTGCCTTTCAGGTCACCAAGGGTGAACGGGTTGAAACGTTCTATGCCCTGATCATTTTCACCTATGCGGTCACAATCCTCTACGCGTTCCTGTTCCGGTTATTGACTACTCCTCATGCGCTTGTGCAGTTTGCCTGGGCTCAGATCGCCGTCGATTTTTTGACCGAGACGGTCTTGATTGCCAGGACGGGCGGAATCGAAAGCCCGTTCGCGGTGCTCTATGTGATCAGTGTGACGGTGGCAAGTTTGGTTCCCCGTTGCAGAGTGGGGCTTTTGACGGCCAGCCTCTGCATCATCTTGTTTGGGATTCTGACCAATGTGCAGCTCTACGGCCTTGCCGAAGTCTGGGGATGGCTACCTCATGCGGACCTCACTGCCGCCGAGACACTCCAGGCGTTCGGCGTCTATGGCCTGGCATTCCTCGTCGTCGGCTTTTTAAGCGGGGCCCTTGCGGATCAGCTTCGGCTGGCGGATCAATCGCTCCGCGAAAAAGAACAGGGGCTGAGCCGCCTTCAAGCATTCCATGAGAATATCGTTCACAGTATCAGCAGCGGTGTCTTTACGACCGATGAGAAGGGTCGGATTACTTCCTTCAACCCAGCGGCGCAGGAAGCCACGGGCTACGGCTTTGAGCATGTACGGGGGCGTCCCTGGCGGGAAGTGTTTAACTGGTATCCCAGTCCGCACGATGACGATCTCACGCAGGATGTGTATTCTCATATGCGGTTTGAAGTGGAGTGTAAACGGTCCGACGGCAACCGGTTGATTCTCGGCATGACGCTCGCGCCATTGCATGAACGAGGAGGGCAAACGGGACTGGTTGGAGTGTTCAAAGATCTCACGCAGATCCGTGATCTCGAAGAAGAAATGCAGCGAAAGGAGTGGTTGGCCAGTCTCGGGGAGATGTCGGCGGGGATGGCGCACGAAATTAGGAATCCCTTGGGTGCACTCGCCGGAGCGATGCAGATGCTTCGGAAGGATCTCCAGGCCGATGACATCAGCCAACGCCTGATGGACATTGCGGTTCGCGAAGCGACCCGGCTGGATACCATCATTACAGAGTTTCTCCAGTATGCCAGGCCGCCGGCGCTGAATTTAGCGGAGTACGATTTAAACAAAGTCCTTGCCGAGACCCTTGATCTGGTACAACATGAAGCACAAAGCAGAACGAATATCACGATCGCGGCGGCACCGTGCACCGGGGCATTGCCCGCGCAAGTGGATCAGGATCAAATGAAACAAGTGTTCTGGAATCTGGCGGTGAATGCCTTCGATGCCATGCCGAAGGGCGGGCAACTGACGATCGCAACGGGGGGGAGAAAGGTTGATGTCGGCGGGCGAAAGGCTGAGGTGGTAGAGATCTCATTTCAAGATACCGGAGAAGGCATTCCGAAGAACAATCTCGGTAAAATCTTTCTTCCGTTCTTTACCACCAAAAAGCGAGGATCCGGGTTGGGGTTGGCTGCAGTCCATCGCATCGTCGATCTTCACGGAGGGTGGATCAAAGTGGACAGTCAGGAAGGGCACGGGACACGATTCGGCGTTTGCTTGCCCCGTACGGCGGATTCAGGCGTGCGACTTTGGCACGAAGGTAGAGAGCCGTGGAAAAGATCTTAG
- a CDS encoding sigma-54-dependent transcriptional regulator — MEKILVVDDEQSLRDVLSIMLKRAGYAVTSAMDGEEAIELLNKEIFDLVITDLRMPKIDGMEVLKAVKSASPETVVLIITAFASADSAVEAMKQGAYDYLTKPFQVDEVQLIIRNALEKRRLTTENMLLKREMASQSSFAQLVGQSEAMQKVFDVVRKVADSKSNVLICGESGTGKELVARAIHYNSARSVMPFVAVNCSAVPETLLESELFGHMKGSFTGAIANKAGLFEVADGGTIFLDEIGDTTPTIQVKLLRVIQEREFRRVGGSQDVKVDVRVVAATNKDLEKAVADGSFREDLYYRLDVLPIRLPPLRMRAGDIPLLVTHFLERFSKESGKPKPVISPEAMHVLLGHEWRGNVRELENLIERVVAFATEESVTDAEVHGWLHRPTTQPQHPAMPLDLTDEGLDLEGLINSIEKDLLLKALERSKWVKKKAARMLRLNTRSFRYRLEKYAIKGGRD, encoded by the coding sequence GTGGAAAAGATCTTAGTCGTTGATGATGAACAAAGTTTGCGCGACGTATTGAGTATTATGCTCAAGCGGGCTGGGTATGCCGTCACCAGCGCCATGGACGGCGAAGAAGCCATCGAGCTGCTGAATAAGGAAATCTTTGATCTGGTCATCACCGATTTACGGATGCCGAAGATCGATGGCATGGAGGTCCTGAAGGCCGTAAAGTCTGCCTCGCCGGAAACCGTCGTGCTGATCATTACGGCCTTTGCCAGCGCGGATTCTGCCGTCGAGGCCATGAAACAAGGCGCGTACGACTATCTGACGAAGCCCTTCCAGGTCGATGAAGTACAGTTGATCATTCGGAATGCGCTGGAAAAACGGCGTCTCACGACCGAGAACATGCTCCTGAAGCGGGAAATGGCGAGTCAGTCATCATTCGCGCAGCTGGTCGGCCAGAGCGAGGCGATGCAGAAAGTGTTCGACGTCGTACGGAAAGTCGCCGATTCAAAGAGCAATGTCCTGATCTGCGGCGAAAGTGGAACAGGAAAAGAGTTGGTCGCGCGTGCGATTCACTACAACAGCGCCAGAAGCGTCATGCCGTTTGTGGCGGTGAACTGCAGTGCCGTACCTGAAACGCTGTTGGAAAGTGAACTGTTCGGCCACATGAAAGGTTCGTTCACGGGGGCTATTGCCAATAAAGCCGGACTGTTCGAGGTCGCCGATGGAGGGACCATCTTTCTCGATGAGATCGGTGATACGACTCCCACCATTCAGGTCAAGCTTCTGCGCGTGATTCAAGAACGAGAATTCAGACGGGTAGGCGGCAGTCAGGACGTCAAGGTCGATGTGCGCGTGGTGGCCGCCACCAACAAGGATCTTGAGAAAGCGGTTGCCGACGGTTCGTTCCGCGAAGACCTCTACTATCGGTTGGATGTGCTTCCCATACGGCTCCCGCCTTTGCGCATGCGTGCCGGCGATATTCCGTTACTGGTCACTCACTTTCTGGAACGCTTTTCGAAAGAAAGCGGCAAGCCCAAGCCCGTGATCAGCCCGGAGGCGATGCACGTCTTGCTGGGGCATGAATGGCGCGGCAACGTCCGTGAGTTGGAGAATCTGATCGAACGGGTCGTCGCATTTGCAACGGAAGAGTCTGTGACCGACGCCGAAGTGCACGGATGGCTTCATCGACCTACGACGCAGCCTCAGCACCCGGCGATGCCGCTGGATCTGACCGACGAGGGATTGGATCTTGAGGGGCTCATCAACAGCATCGAAAAAGATTTGTTGCTGAAGGCGCTTGAGCGATCGAAGTGGGTCAAAAAGAAAGCCGCGCGCATGCTCCGTCTGAACACCAGATCGTTTCGGTATCGCCTGGAGAAGTATGCTATAAAAGGAGGCCGTGACTAA